The following are encoded together in the Macadamia integrifolia cultivar HAES 741 chromosome 10, SCU_Mint_v3, whole genome shotgun sequence genome:
- the LOC122090536 gene encoding receptor-like protein 7: MLWWCFLIFLLSLFQAFCFSSPSPSPFPSPSPQLCHHDDRSTLLQLKQKHYHVLSNHPLNSWKPNTDCCYWEGITCNGTTGHVISLDLSDLSLFGSLRSNSSLFHLHHLQMLNLSYNYFSGQIPSQISQFTNLVSLNLSFNYFEGQIPPEISQLTKLAFLDLSYNGYSQLEIMDLGTFVQNLSSLIELHLDEVNLSAPKNRGWCHDLSSSLPNLQVLTMYYCSLMGPLDLSISNLRFLSVLFLDDNDNISSTVPSSLMNLTSLTVLRLASCGLHGDFPINVFLLPNLKYIDLYENFLLSGHLPEFPQENNALQHLEVGLTKFQGKLPGSVRNLKVLNSLGLLGLNLSGPIPPFLPNLTHLNMLDLSSNSLSGPIPTFFRGSFPNLETLYLDDNLLQGPIHSYLFFLSRKVGLSYNQFNGVINEPIQNISVFSPRPRLFTVAGNNLRGQDLMRSISNFTGLFWFLDLSFNDFSYMVEDTNLSNDSLSTKSSGEIFVNAQIQSFRFGSCNVSKFPDFLRNQMELYELDLSYNRINKLPVFLGDLKELSYLDISSNKFDGVIPNWIWQKNFMGLNLSNNFFTGLELPLPNQSDIGSLEYLDLHSNKIQECLSIVPYFPQPFNESNREFVSHILGNLTFLLSQLSYLSISNNKLTGRIPFSFCNGSHLNILDLSNNQLSGTIPTCFGSTNLGVLNLEGNKLHGPIPPFKHGCNLHTLKLNKNMLQGKIPRSLGNCRDIKVLDIGNNQLNDTFPYWLENLSKLEVLVIRSNKFGGPIAQLPQANSSFPSLHVIDLSFNNFTGNLPVEYICHWKAMMVDENYSALGNRYLRPPNSYEVYYQDTLATMDKGLYLKMPRVLTTFVSVDLSNNSFEGKIPDALGNLKALKVLNLSGNSLSGQIPFSLGNLSELESLDLSRNKLSGEIPRQLASLTSLEVLDLSYNNLTGSIPHGNQFNTFSNDSYKGNVGLCGFPLSIECRVRERALPPTSTFQQEEDDATSSFDWIFALAGYCSGLIVGLVIGQQLFWRKNRCSKFISRLVVSKQRKWSRKIKQHKRRR; encoded by the coding sequence ATGTTGTGGTGGTGTTTCCTTATCTTTTTACTCTCCTTGTTTCAAGCTTTttgcttttcttctccttctccttctccttttccaTCTCCGTCTCCCCAATTATGCCACCATGATGACAGATCTACTTTGCTGCAACTGAAACAAAAACACTACCATGTCCTTTCGAATCATCCTCTCAATTCTTGGAAACCGAATACTGATTGCTGCTACTGGGAAGGCATCACTTGCAATGGAACCACAGGTCATGTAATTAGCCTTGACCTTTCTGATTTGTCACTCTTCGGTTCTCTCCGTTCCAATAGCAGCCTCTTCCATCTTCATCACCTTCAAATGCTCAACCTCTCCTATAACTATTTTTCTGGACAAATCCCAtcacaaatttcacaattcaCTAATTTGGTTTCTCTTAATCTTTCTTTTAACTATTTTGAGGGCCAAATCCCACCAGAAATCTCACAGCTTACCAAGTTGGCTTTTCTTGACCTCTCTTACAATGGGTATTCCCAACTTGAAATCATGGATTTGGGAACATTTGTTCAGAATCTATCTAGCTTGATTGAATTGCATCTTGATGAGGTGAACTTATCAGCTCCAAAGAATAGGGGTTGGTGTCATGACTTATCTTCCTCACTCCCCAACCTTCAAGTGCTGACAATGTATTATTGTTCACTTATGGGTCCCTTGGATTTATCCATTTCAAACCTTCGTTTCCTCTCGGTGCTCTTCCTCGACGACAATGACAATATCTCTTCCACAGTACCAAGTTCTTTGATGAACTTGACTTCTTTGACTGTCCTTCGTCTCGCCAGTTGTGGACTCCATGGAGATTTTCCAATCAATGTTTTTCTTCTACCTAACCTGAAGTACATAGACttatatgaaaattttctcCTCTCTGGTCATTTGCCTGAATTCCCTCAAGAAAACAATGCTCTTCAACATCTGGAAGTTGGCTTGACGAAATTCCAAGGGAAGTTGCCTGGTTCAGTTCGGAATCTCAAGGTTTTGAATTCCTTAGGTCTCTTAGGATTGAACTTGTCTGGACCAATCCCACCTTTTCTTCCAAACCTTACCCACCTCAATATGTTGGATCTTTCATCTAACAGTTTGAGTGGTCCAATTCCTACCTTTTTCAGGGGGAGTTTTCCCAACCTTGAGACCCTATACTTGGACGACAATTTGCTCCAAGGCCCCATCcattcctatttgttttttctctcaCGTAAGGTGGGTTTGTCCTATAACCAATTCAATGGGGTCATAAATGAGCCTATACAAAACATTTCTGTTTTCTCCCCTAGGCCAAGGCTTTTTACAGTGGCAGGCAACAACCTGAGAGGACAAGACCTGATGAGATCAATTTCTAATTTCACaggtttattttggtttcttGACCTTTCATTTAATGACTTCAGTTACATGGTGGAAGATACAAATCTTTCGAATGATAGTTTGTCCACCAAATCAAGTGGGGAAATCTTTGTCAATGCTCAAATTCAGTCATTCCGGTTTGGGTCTTGCAATGTTAGTAAGTTTCCagattttctcaggaatcaaaTGGAACTATATGAGCTAGACTTGTCTTACAATAGAATTAACAAATTACCAGTTTTCCTTGGGGACCTCAAAGAATTGAGTTATCTAGATATCTCTAGTAATAAATTTGATGGTGTGATACCCAATTGGATATGGCAAAAGAATTTTATGGGACTTAACCTGTCTAACAACTTCTTCACAGGTCTTGAATTGCCATTACCTAATCAGTCTGACATTGGAAGTCTTGAATATCTTGATCTTCACTCAAACAAAATACAAGAGTGTCTCTCAATAGTCCCATACTTTCCACAACCATTCAATGAGTCTAACCGTGAGTTTGTATCTCATATCTTGGGGAATCTCACCTTCCTTCTCTCCCAACTCAGTTACTTGTCAATTTCAAACAATAAATTAACAGGAAGGATCCCATTCTCATTTTGCAATGGAAGTCATCTGAATATTTTGGATTTGTCCAATAACCAATTGAGTGGCACCATCCCGACATGTTTCGGAAGTACCAATTTGGGGGTATTAAATTTAGAGGGCAACAAATTACATGGACCCATTCCTCCTTTCAAACATGGGTGCAATCTACATACACTCAAGCTCAATAAAAATATGCTTCAAGGGAAAATTCCAAGATCACTGGGCAACTGCAGGGATATTAAGGTGTTAGATATTGGGAACAACCAGTTGAATGATACATTTCCCTACTGGCTGGAAAATCTCTCTAAGTTGGAGGTTCTTGTCATCAGGTCAAATAAATTTGGTGGTCCCATTGCTCAACTCCCTCAAGCTAATTCTTCCTTCCCAAGCCTACATGTCATTGATCTCTCTTTCAATAATTTTACTGGAAATTTACCAGTGGAATACATTTGTCACTGGAAGGCGATGATGGTTGATGAGAATTATTCTGCATTGGGCAACAGGTACCTCAGACCTCCTAATTCCTATGAAGTCTATTATCAAGACACACTTGCAACCATGGACAAAGGTCTATACTTGAAAATGCCAAGGGTTTTAACCACCTTCGTCAGTGTAGACCTATCTAACAACAGCTTCGAAGGAAAAATTCCTGATGCTTTGGGAAATTTAAAAGCACTGAAAGTGCTTAACTTGTCAGGAAATAGCCTCTCAGGTCAAATTCCATTTTCATTGGGGAATCTTAGTGAACTTGAGTCGCTAGATCTTTCAAGAAACAAACTTTCCGGAGAAATCCCAAGACAATTGGCAAGTTTGACCTCCCTTGAAGTCTTGGATCTATCATATAACAACCTAACCGGAAGTATACCACATGGGAATCAGTTCAACACATTTTCAAATGATTCCTATAAGGGAAATGTAGGCCTGTGTGGGTTTCCTTTGTCAATTGAGTGCAGAGTAAGAGAAAGAGCCCTACCTCCAACATCAACTTtccaacaagaagaagatgatgcaaCAAGTTCATTTGATTGGATATTTGCCTTGGCAGGATATTGCTCTGGTTTAATAGTTGGATTGGTCATTGGACAACAATTGTTTTGGAGAAAAAACAGATGCTCTAAATTCATTTCAAGACTTGTGGTATCCAAACAGAGAAAATGGTCAAGGAAGATCAAACAACACAAGAGAAGGAGATAA
- the LOC122092391 gene encoding receptor-like protein 43 has protein sequence MSRWCFLIILLSLFQICLLSPPLSPCPSHSLSPQLCLDDERSALLQLKLDDERSALLQLKQKHFYVVPYSNYDPLKSWKPDIDCCYWKRITCNSTTGHVLRLELSNSSLSGSIHSKNSLFHLHHLQMLILSYNDFSKQIPSQISQLTNLVYLDLSVNNFGGQIPSEMSQLTNLVHLDLSFNGWYNQFQISYHTIPQLDIPNLREPVRNLSSLSELYLDGVNLSDKKNRGWCHHLSSSLPNIQMLTMGYCSLIGPIDASI, from the coding sequence ATGTCGCGGTGGTGTTTCCTCATCATCTTGTTATCTTTGTTTCAAATTTGTctcctttctcctcctctttctccatgtccatctcattctctttctcccCAGTTATGTCTTGATGATGAGAGGTCTGCTTTGTTGCAACTGAAACTTGATGATGAGAGGTCTGCTTTGTTGCAACTGAAGCAAAAGCACTTCTATGTGGTTCCGTATTCAAACTACGACCCTCTCAAGTCTTGGAAGCCAGATATTGATTGCTGCTACTGGAAGCGCATCACCTGCAACAGCACCACTGGTCATGTACTTCGCCTTGAACTTTCTAATTCATCACTCTCAGGTTCTATCCATTCCAAAAACAGCCTCTTCCATCTTCATCACCTTCAAATGCTCATTCTCTCCTACAATGATTTTTCAAAACAAATCCCATCACAAATATCACAGCTTACAAATTTGGTTTATCTTGATCTTTCTGTGAACAATTTTGGTGGCCAAATCCCATCAGAAATGTCACAACTGACCAATTTGGTTCATCTTGACCTCTCTTTCAATGGGTGGTATAACCAATTTCAAATCTCTTATCATACAATCCCTCAACTTGATATACCTAATTTGAGAGAACCTGTTCGAAATCTATCTAGCTTGAGTGAACTATATCTTGATGGGGTGAATTTGTCAGATAAAAAGAATAGGGGTTGGTGTCATCACTTATCGTCCTCACTCCCTAACATTCAAATGCTGACAATGGGTTATTGTTCGCTTATAGGCCCCATAGATGCATCGATTTGA
- the LOC122091828 gene encoding photosynthetic NDH subunit of lumenal location 4, chloroplastic isoform X1: protein MAVSTLTVATVQTPHLLHTFKPNMSPSTFRSNSSSSSSSYYYIRSELSQDLKGSSKRRFSDLGLGLLAASLVISSPLDANATRIEYFATVSEPSCDLNFVQSGLGFCDVAVGTGNEAPYGELINIHYTARFADGIVFDSSYKRARPLTMRIGVGKVIATYLAMQLLSMILILWESTSEKPVRGTRSMISDTWESNCNFLSVNDALQIMTGKAMPIPDMKRGTAIS, encoded by the exons ATGGCGGTCTCTACTCTGACTGTTGCAACAGTTCAGACTCCTCACCTCCTCCACACCTTCAAACCCAACATGTCTCCATCCACCTTCAGAagcaactcttcttcttcttcttcttcttattattatataaGGTCGGAGCTCTCACAGGACCTCAAAGGTTCAAGTAAAAGGCGGTTTTCTGATCTGGGTCTTGGTCTTCTAGCGGCTTCACTGGTGATTTCATCCCCATTAGATGCCAATGCAACCAGGATTGAGTATTTTGCCACCGTTAGCGAGCCCTCCTGTGATCTCAACTTCGTTCAATCAGGGCTTGGTTTCTGCGACGTTGCAGTTGGGACTGGAAATGAAGCCCCTTATGGAGAACTCATTAAT ATACATTACACTGCAAGGTTTGCAGATGGGATAGTCTTCGATAGCAGCTACAAACGTGCAAGACCGCTCACTATGCGAATTGGTGTTGGCAAG GTGATTGCAACATACCTGGCAATGCAACTCTTGTCTATGATATTAATTTTGTGGGAATCTACAAGTGAAAAACCAGTTCGAGGAACCAGATCTATGATTTCAGATACATGGGAAAGCAACTGCAATTTTCTATCG GTGAACGATGCATTGCAGATCATGACAGGAAAAGCCATGCCCATTCCAGATATGAAGAGAGGAACTGCGATATCATAG
- the LOC122091828 gene encoding photosynthetic NDH subunit of lumenal location 4, chloroplastic isoform X3, with the protein MAVSTLTVATVQTPHLLHTFKPNMSPSTFRSNSSSSSSSYYYIRSELSQDLKGSSKRRFSDLGLGLLAASLVISSPLDANATRIEYFATVSEPSCDLNFVQSGLGFCDVAVGTGNEAPYGELINIHYTARFADGIVFDSSYKRARPLTMRIGVGKVIATYLAMQLLSMILILWESTSEKPVRGTRSMISDTWESNCNFLSRSSTINAQNQ; encoded by the exons ATGGCGGTCTCTACTCTGACTGTTGCAACAGTTCAGACTCCTCACCTCCTCCACACCTTCAAACCCAACATGTCTCCATCCACCTTCAGAagcaactcttcttcttcttcttcttcttattattatataaGGTCGGAGCTCTCACAGGACCTCAAAGGTTCAAGTAAAAGGCGGTTTTCTGATCTGGGTCTTGGTCTTCTAGCGGCTTCACTGGTGATTTCATCCCCATTAGATGCCAATGCAACCAGGATTGAGTATTTTGCCACCGTTAGCGAGCCCTCCTGTGATCTCAACTTCGTTCAATCAGGGCTTGGTTTCTGCGACGTTGCAGTTGGGACTGGAAATGAAGCCCCTTATGGAGAACTCATTAAT ATACATTACACTGCAAGGTTTGCAGATGGGATAGTCTTCGATAGCAGCTACAAACGTGCAAGACCGCTCACTATGCGAATTGGTGTTGGCAAG GTGATTGCAACATACCTGGCAATGCAACTCTTGTCTATGATATTAATTTTGTGGGAATCTACAAGTGAAAAACCAGTTCGAGGAACCAGATCTATGATTTCAGATACATGGGAAAGCAACTGCAATTTTCTATCG AGGTCATCTACAATAAATGCCCAAAACCAGTAA
- the LOC122091829 gene encoding heavy metal-associated isoprenylated plant protein 23-like, translating into MGVGDTMDYFSGLLSSGHKQKKRKQMQTVELKVRMDCEGCELKVKKALSSLKGVKSVDINLKQHKVTVTGYVEPNKVLKKAQSTGKKAEFWPYVPYSLVAHPYTAQVYDKKAPPGYVRNVETTGTISSFNRQEEQYTTMFSDENPNACSIM; encoded by the exons ATGGGAGTTGGAGATACTATGGATTATTTCTCCGGCTTATTGAGCAGTGGTCataaacagaagaagaggaagcagaTGCAGACTGTGGAGCTCAAAGTGAGAATGGATTGTGAGGGCTGTGAGCTTAAAGTCAAGAAAGCCCTTTCCTCTTTGAAAG GTGTTAAGTCTGTGGATATAAACTTGAAGCAACATAAGGTTACTGTAACTGGGTATGTTGAGCCAAacaaggttttgaagaaagcACAGTCAACAGGGAAAAAGGCAGAGTTTTGGCCTTATGTTCCTTACAGTCTTGTGGCTCATCCTTACACGGCACAAGTTTATGACAAGAAGGCACCTCCTGGCTATGTCAGAAATGTGGAGACCACAGGCACCATCAGCTCCTTTAACAGACAGGAAGAGCAATACACAACCATGTTCAGTGATGAAAATCCAAATGCTTGCTCCATCATGTAG
- the LOC122091828 gene encoding photosynthetic NDH subunit of lumenal location 4, chloroplastic isoform X2, with translation MAVSTLTVATVQTPHLLHTFKPNMSPSTFRSNSSSSSSSYYYIRSELSQDLKGSSKRRFSDLGLGLLAASLVISSPLDANATRIEYFATVSEPSCDLNFVQSGLGFCDVAVGTGNEAPYGELINIHYTARFADGIVFDSSYKRARPLTMRIGVGKVLRGLDQGIGGGEGVPPMLVGGKRKLQIPPELAYGPEPAGCFSGDCNIPGNATLVYDINFVGIYK, from the exons ATGGCGGTCTCTACTCTGACTGTTGCAACAGTTCAGACTCCTCACCTCCTCCACACCTTCAAACCCAACATGTCTCCATCCACCTTCAGAagcaactcttcttcttcttcttcttcttattattatataaGGTCGGAGCTCTCACAGGACCTCAAAGGTTCAAGTAAAAGGCGGTTTTCTGATCTGGGTCTTGGTCTTCTAGCGGCTTCACTGGTGATTTCATCCCCATTAGATGCCAATGCAACCAGGATTGAGTATTTTGCCACCGTTAGCGAGCCCTCCTGTGATCTCAACTTCGTTCAATCAGGGCTTGGTTTCTGCGACGTTGCAGTTGGGACTGGAAATGAAGCCCCTTATGGAGAACTCATTAAT ATACATTACACTGCAAGGTTTGCAGATGGGATAGTCTTCGATAGCAGCTACAAACGTGCAAGACCGCTCACTATGCGAATTGGTGTTGGCAAG GTCCTTAGGGGTTTGGATCAAGGTATAGGAGGAGGTGAAGGTGTCCCTCCAATGCTAGTTG GCGGAAAACGCAAGCTTCAGATTCCTCCAGAATTAGCATATGGACCTGAACCTGCAGGATGCTTTTCAG GTGATTGCAACATACCTGGCAATGCAACTCTTGTCTATGATATTAATTTTGTGGGAATCTACAAGTGA